From a single Lentisphaera profundi genomic region:
- the gcvPB gene encoding aminomethyl-transferring glycine dehydrogenase subunit GcvPB, producing the protein MTYDPSVNPRETKKHYISATEEDIKGMLGALGLEKLEDLYSHIADDIKFDGDVDIAPAKSANQIIEELSAMAAKNNIKPSFQGGGLKAYKVPDITNIVLGIRELTTSYTPYQPERSQGTLTTHWIYQSLISQLTGFEAVNASMYDRATTLYEALKCSQKIQKKKNTVLLLPSLFPNDIEVQLTQCKNTKLNVVILDDPSFAETGLISVDAVAAKVEEIGDDLASIAIPQINSVGSLENVNALTDLAHSAKALAIAIVDPILLATGGLVPPSQWGENGADIFVAEGQHLAIAPNYGGPGLGIFGIRYNKKTAKHIRATAGRFIGNAKDIAGRDCKVIVLSTREQHIKREKANSNICSNEAYIATVAGAAILNRGEEGMKEAATLSRVNAAAAASKLTSFDGVELAFPDAAFYNEFTLKLSVSARKVLDKAKENGIYAGLDVSARIDVSADNFLMLTFTDLQEQSDFDALYATFEAVFGTATTAQELADNTSFLREDVVGIATYSTEELAKYYQDLGYQNISPDSSIYPLGSCTMKYNPYLNDYIAGLDDFQDTHPESDESDVQGNLEMIYQTQEYFKAITGLAGVTTQPVAGAQGEFVGIKLFQAYHEARGDFNRDIILIPHSAHGTNPATATYAGFETKTIEGVKYGIVEIDALPSGEKDHEQLKELIKEYGDRICGVMVTNPNTCGVFETNFKDMSKLIHGVGGLVYMDGANMNAIAGWIDLDKLGVDAVHNNTHKTWSIPHGGGGPGDAFVAVSDKFLDFLPGIQVDKDEKGIFSMRKTDKSIGSIHRHHGNFAHKVRCYTYLQALGCDGVKRMAGVAVLCSRYLFKRLSESYTVLPAGNKIDKVMHEFILTLSPEQFAKAEAAGTPKSMIIARVGKLFLDFGFHAPTVAFPEVFGLMVEPTESYTKDELDRFADACLEILKLVDTNPEVLQTVPHFTPIDRVDDLTANKKPVLSEKLTSLPVIIPNRVEPHVLAQMPIDEIKQLILKAHTEKLALV; encoded by the coding sequence ATGACTTACGACCCAAGCGTCAATCCACGCGAAACTAAAAAACACTATATATCTGCTACTGAAGAAGACATCAAAGGAATGCTTGGTGCTCTAGGCCTAGAAAAACTTGAAGATCTTTACTCGCATATTGCAGATGATATTAAATTCGATGGTGATGTAGACATCGCACCAGCTAAATCCGCGAATCAAATTATCGAAGAACTATCTGCGATGGCCGCAAAGAACAATATTAAACCTTCCTTCCAAGGCGGTGGTTTAAAAGCGTACAAAGTTCCCGATATTACAAATATCGTTCTCGGTATTCGCGAACTAACAACTTCTTACACTCCTTACCAGCCAGAGCGTTCCCAGGGCACTTTAACGACTCACTGGATCTATCAATCCTTGATATCTCAGCTTACTGGTTTTGAAGCAGTCAATGCTTCTATGTATGACCGTGCAACAACTCTTTACGAAGCACTTAAGTGTTCACAGAAAATCCAAAAGAAAAAGAATACGGTTCTTCTTCTGCCCTCTCTTTTTCCGAATGACATCGAAGTTCAATTAACTCAGTGTAAAAACACAAAGTTGAATGTTGTGATTCTCGATGATCCCTCTTTTGCTGAAACAGGTCTTATTTCCGTTGATGCAGTAGCGGCTAAGGTCGAAGAAATCGGTGATGATCTCGCATCTATCGCAATCCCGCAAATCAATAGTGTTGGTTCCCTCGAGAACGTTAATGCATTGACTGACCTTGCTCATTCCGCAAAAGCTCTAGCAATTGCAATCGTTGACCCAATTCTGCTCGCGACAGGCGGTCTAGTGCCTCCTTCACAATGGGGCGAAAATGGTGCGGATATATTTGTTGCTGAAGGTCAACACCTGGCGATAGCACCAAACTACGGAGGCCCAGGTCTTGGTATTTTTGGTATCCGCTATAATAAAAAAACGGCTAAGCATATTCGTGCCACTGCCGGTCGTTTTATTGGTAATGCTAAAGATATAGCTGGTCGTGACTGTAAAGTTATCGTACTCTCCACTCGTGAGCAACATATCAAACGTGAAAAAGCAAACTCCAATATTTGTTCCAACGAAGCTTACATTGCTACAGTAGCTGGTGCAGCTATCCTCAATCGCGGTGAAGAAGGAATGAAAGAAGCGGCCACTCTCTCTAGAGTTAATGCGGCGGCAGCGGCTTCTAAGCTCACATCTTTTGATGGTGTCGAACTCGCTTTCCCCGATGCGGCATTCTACAACGAGTTTACGCTCAAGCTTTCTGTTTCTGCTCGCAAAGTTCTCGACAAAGCTAAAGAGAATGGCATCTACGCGGGTCTCGATGTATCGGCTCGTATCGACGTTTCTGCAGACAACTTCCTCATGCTTACTTTTACAGACCTCCAAGAGCAGTCCGACTTCGACGCACTTTACGCAACATTCGAAGCTGTTTTTGGTACTGCTACTACAGCTCAAGAACTCGCAGATAACACTTCCTTCCTCCGTGAAGACGTAGTTGGTATCGCGACATACTCTACGGAAGAACTTGCTAAGTATTACCAAGATCTTGGTTACCAGAATATCTCTCCAGATAGCTCTATCTATCCATTAGGGTCTTGTACAATGAAATACAATCCCTACCTCAACGACTACATAGCGGGCTTAGATGACTTTCAGGATACTCACCCCGAGTCTGACGAGTCTGACGTTCAGGGCAATCTCGAGATGATTTACCAAACGCAAGAATACTTCAAAGCGATTACGGGTCTTGCAGGTGTGACCACTCAGCCAGTCGCAGGAGCTCAAGGTGAATTCGTAGGGATTAAACTTTTTCAAGCTTACCACGAAGCTCGCGGTGATTTCAATCGCGACATAATTCTCATTCCGCATTCTGCTCACGGAACCAACCCAGCGACGGCAACTTATGCTGGTTTTGAAACAAAAACTATTGAAGGTGTTAAATACGGTATAGTTGAAATCGACGCACTTCCATCCGGTGAAAAAGATCACGAACAACTCAAAGAACTCATCAAAGAATACGGTGATCGAATTTGTGGTGTGATGGTGACAAACCCAAATACTTGTGGTGTTTTCGAAACCAACTTTAAAGATATGTCTAAACTCATTCACGGTGTTGGCGGACTCGTTTACATGGATGGCGCCAATATGAATGCAATTGCGGGCTGGATTGACCTCGATAAACTCGGTGTTGATGCAGTTCACAACAACACACATAAAACTTGGTCAATTCCACATGGTGGTGGCGGTCCTGGTGATGCATTTGTTGCTGTATCTGATAAGTTCCTCGATTTCCTCCCGGGAATTCAGGTTGATAAAGACGAGAAGGGCATATTTTCTATGCGCAAGACTGACAAGTCTATCGGTTCAATTCACCGTCACCATGGTAACTTTGCTCACAAAGTACGTTGTTACACTTATCTCCAAGCGCTCGGTTGCGACGGAGTAAAGCGCATGGCGGGAGTTGCAGTCCTTTGTTCCCGTTATCTCTTCAAACGCTTGAGTGAATCATACACGGTTCTCCCCGCGGGTAATAAAATAGATAAAGTAATGCATGAATTTATTCTCACGCTTTCTCCTGAGCAATTTGCGAAGGCGGAAGCTGCGGGCACACCTAAATCTATGATTATTGCACGTGTGGGTAAGCTCTTCCTCGACTTCGGTTTTCACGCTCCAACGGTGGCTTTTCCAGAGGTGTTCGGTTTGATGGTAGAGCCTACTGAGTCTTACACTAAAGATGAGCTCGATCGCTTTGCGGATGCTTGTTTGGAAATCCTCAAGCTCGTGGACACCAATCCTGAAGTCTTACAAACAGTGCCACACTTCACGCCAATCGATCGTGTGGATGACCTTACAGCAAACAAAAAGCCAGTTCTGTCCGAGAAATTGACTAGCCTTCCGGTTATTATCCCGAATCGAGTTGAGCCACATGTTCTTGCACAAATGCCGATTGATGAAATCAAGCAATTGATTCTTAAGGCTCACACGGAAAAACTCGCACTTGTTTAA
- a CDS encoding ABC-F family ATP-binding cassette domain-containing protein, translated as MKERGIPLLDAIDLTYAIGHRMLLDHISFTIHNNDRVGLIGRNGTGKSTLLKILSKKLEPFEISDIRFSKGLKVSYLSQDFDINPDLTVIENIREGAGYIYELLKKYESGDHDSDEMFRIQDEITDLDAWDLDAYVLELITRLSCPSPETSCKDLSGGEKRRVNLAKVLVSKPDLLILDEPTNHLDSHAVEWLEKWLETYSGALIMVTHDRCFLDSVCNRILELCDGQAEFFPGNYSVYLEQSTARDIALLRADNKRHQFLKKELEWVRRSPKARSTKSQSRVDRFNDLNDKDSFALQADAELVLPPAKVIGNVSISLENICKSFGDKQLFKDLSFELEPGRRIALMGGNGMGKTTLLKMIIGQEEPDSGIIIRGASLDYNYVDQSRSQLNEENTVFNEVAGGAESIQLGAVTLSTRSYLRRFLFTDDRINTKVSKLSGGERNRLLLARLLRKPCNLLILDEPTNDLDLSTLQVLEEALVAWKGTLLLVSHDRWFVNRVCNGILGFEGDGQVYYQDGDYDYYLDKKAERGESVAKIIVETKPIEVEVPKQVSKKLTWKEERELEGMEDFVMSLDEIISTIEAEMNKPVFFQKTAVEIQEKTDELESSKVKLNQAYARWEELEAKKA; from the coding sequence ATGAAAGAACGTGGAATCCCTTTACTAGATGCGATTGATTTAACTTATGCGATTGGGCATAGAATGTTGTTAGATCATATCTCTTTTACTATTCATAATAATGACCGAGTAGGCTTAATTGGTCGCAATGGTACAGGTAAATCAACCTTACTTAAAATCTTATCCAAAAAACTTGAACCTTTTGAGATTTCCGACATTCGTTTCAGTAAAGGTTTAAAAGTTTCTTACTTATCCCAAGATTTTGATATTAATCCTGATTTAACTGTAATAGAGAATATTCGAGAAGGTGCGGGTTACATTTATGAGCTTCTGAAAAAATACGAAAGCGGTGATCACGATTCAGATGAAATGTTTCGCATACAAGATGAGATTACAGATTTAGATGCTTGGGATTTAGATGCCTATGTCTTAGAACTTATTACGAGATTATCATGTCCTAGTCCAGAAACGTCTTGTAAAGATCTTTCTGGTGGAGAAAAACGTCGCGTGAATTTAGCAAAAGTATTAGTGTCAAAACCCGACTTATTGATTTTAGATGAACCGACGAATCATTTGGATTCGCATGCAGTAGAATGGTTGGAGAAGTGGTTAGAGACTTACTCCGGAGCCTTGATAATGGTAACGCATGATCGTTGCTTTTTAGATAGCGTGTGTAATCGAATTTTGGAACTTTGTGATGGCCAGGCTGAGTTTTTCCCGGGGAATTACTCAGTTTATTTAGAGCAGAGTACGGCACGTGATATCGCCTTATTAAGGGCAGACAATAAACGTCATCAATTCTTGAAGAAAGAACTCGAATGGGTACGCAGAAGTCCGAAAGCCCGTTCAACCAAGTCTCAGAGTCGAGTAGATCGTTTTAATGACTTGAATGATAAAGATAGTTTTGCACTACAGGCAGATGCCGAATTGGTATTGCCTCCTGCAAAAGTTATTGGTAATGTCAGTATAAGCTTGGAGAATATCTGTAAATCATTTGGTGATAAGCAGCTCTTTAAAGATTTAAGTTTTGAATTAGAGCCTGGCCGACGCATTGCCCTTATGGGTGGCAACGGTATGGGTAAGACAACTTTACTCAAGATGATTATTGGACAAGAAGAGCCCGATTCTGGTATTATTATTCGAGGTGCAAGTTTAGATTATAATTACGTAGATCAGAGTCGTAGTCAATTAAATGAAGAAAATACAGTTTTCAATGAAGTCGCTGGCGGTGCAGAATCTATACAATTAGGTGCTGTTACTTTGTCGACTCGTTCTTACTTACGTCGTTTTCTTTTTACTGATGACCGTATTAATACAAAGGTAAGTAAGTTATCTGGTGGAGAAAGAAATCGTTTGTTACTTGCGCGTTTATTGCGTAAGCCTTGTAATCTGTTGATTCTCGATGAACCAACCAATGATTTAGATTTGTCGACTCTACAAGTTTTAGAAGAAGCGCTAGTGGCGTGGAAAGGAACTTTGCTCTTGGTATCGCACGATAGATGGTTCGTGAATCGTGTCTGTAATGGTATCCTTGGTTTTGAAGGCGATGGCCAGGTGTATTATCAAGATGGTGATTATGACTACTATCTCGACAAAAAAGCTGAGAGAGGGGAGAGCGTAGCAAAAATTATTGTCGAAACTAAACCGATTGAAGTTGAGGTGCCGAAGCAAGTATCAAAGAAACTGACTTGGAAAGAAGAACGAGAGCTCGAAGGCATGGAAGATTTTGTTATGAGCTTGGATGAAATCATTTCTACAATCGAAGCAGAGATGAATAAACCAGTGTTTTTTCAAAAGACAGCAGTTGAGATTCAAGAAAAAACTGATGAACTCGAATCCTCTAAAGTAAAATTAAACCAAGCTTATGCTCGTTGGGAAGAACTTGAGGCGAAAAAGGCTTAA
- a CDS encoding response regulator has translation MKKHALTTNEAAGLLGFARTSVINWVEKGELKSFLTPGGHRRFEMEDIQAFATKRGIQLDSEESSKADTNRVLVVDDDKDFRQFSLETLELAGNFEVKEAVNGIEAALITGSWKPNIILLDLHMPQMDGYEFIEQLRRDEQFKDTKIIVLTAYADEETRAKVGDVHDLICKPIGIKDFVNKLRDVSK, from the coding sequence ATGAAAAAACATGCTCTGACTACAAATGAAGCAGCGGGCTTGTTAGGTTTTGCTCGTACGAGTGTTATTAACTGGGTAGAGAAAGGTGAACTCAAATCATTCTTAACTCCAGGTGGTCATCGCCGCTTTGAGATGGAAGATATCCAGGCCTTTGCCACCAAGCGTGGTATTCAATTAGATAGTGAAGAATCAAGCAAAGCAGATACGAATCGTGTATTAGTCGTTGATGATGATAAAGACTTTCGTCAATTTTCTCTAGAGACCTTAGAGCTAGCTGGAAATTTCGAAGTAAAAGAAGCCGTCAATGGTATTGAAGCCGCTTTAATTACAGGCTCATGGAAACCAAATATTATTTTACTTGATTTACACATGCCACAAATGGATGGTTATGAATTTATTGAACAACTTCGACGAGATGAGCAGTTCAAGGATACAAAAATTATTGTTTTAACTGCCTATGCAGATGAAGAAACACGAGCAAAAGTCGGTGATGTACATGACTTGATATGTAAGCCGATAGGAATTAAAGACTTTGTTAACAAATTACGTGATGTATCAAAATGA
- the queC gene encoding 7-cyano-7-deazaguanine synthase QueC produces the protein MKKAAVLISGGLDSTTLLHHVIKSLGYDEVYALSFDYGQKHSQELVLAKKQCDSLAEVKEHNVLDISYMGGFLGASSALVKGGVDVPDLKDIAEGDLDQPVTYVPNRNMMLLSIAASFAESRDCRQLYYGAQAQDEYGYWDCTEDFLARMNDVFSLNRRTGVRVEAPFVNMSKGHVAKIGLALGIDYAQTWTCYRGGELPCEVCPSCVERALAFKECGIEDPLLKR, from the coding sequence ATGAAAAAAGCAGCAGTTTTGATTTCTGGTGGTCTAGATTCGACCACTTTGTTACATCACGTAATTAAAAGTTTAGGCTATGATGAAGTATATGCCTTATCTTTTGATTATGGGCAAAAACATTCGCAGGAATTAGTTCTTGCTAAAAAACAATGTGATAGCTTAGCTGAAGTTAAAGAGCATAATGTCCTCGATATCTCCTATATGGGTGGTTTTTTGGGGGCGAGCTCAGCCTTAGTAAAAGGGGGAGTAGACGTTCCTGACTTAAAGGATATTGCAGAAGGCGATTTAGATCAGCCCGTGACTTATGTTCCCAATAGGAATATGATGCTTTTATCTATTGCAGCTTCCTTTGCGGAAAGTCGTGATTGCCGTCAGCTTTATTATGGAGCTCAAGCCCAGGACGAGTATGGTTACTGGGATTGTACGGAAGACTTTTTGGCTAGGATGAATGATGTTTTTTCTCTGAATCGACGTACGGGTGTTCGTGTAGAAGCCCCTTTCGTAAATATGAGTAAAGGGCACGTGGCAAAAATCGGTTTAGCTTTGGGGATTGACTACGCTCAGACATGGACTTGTTACCGTGGTGGTGAGCTGCCGTGTGAGGTATGTCCCTCCTGTGTAGAGCGCGCTTTGGCGTTCAAAGAATGCGGAATTGAAGACCCCTTATTAAAAAGATAA
- a CDS encoding GspE/PulE family protein has translation MDTNEELDLRFKEVVERLQEADKLEDTLWEIEADLLDIFGAERFTIFQKDENDKEIVSWYRTSSDSVDEIRLYTSPSSLAGYVAMTRQALMVDDAYDSEYLESVHPELRFDDAYDRSSGYMSEAMIMVPIIHKDKLYGIFQVINNIDGGAFPDETYFRTVEFAKVVSENFRYELKSSRGAFDQLVEAGVISVETFEEAEEMSSEEGIPLASVLKNKFSVNAADLGNALSDFYQVPYHPFDPSFELDPSLIENLNVGFLASNSWVPIMNDGEHAVVLMSDPANEELIMEIQNIVKAIYYDFHVAFREDIDQYLGLSSKEEERLKAFGQLDDIMEGESASVASDELGESEEDGDILDSNEESKIIQLVNKIIVRATMDGCSDIHIEPHKGKRPGEVRFRIDGVCSKVFDIPASLMGAVLSRIKILSNLDIAEKRKPQDGKMGLRFQGATLELRVATLPVVNGESAVMRILAQGEPLPFNKLMLSPGNESKLLDLLKNPHGIMLVVGPTGSGKTTTLHAVLGTLNNEERKILTAEDPVEITQAGLQQVQMQPRKGLTFAIALRAFLRCDPDIILIGEMRDAETAEAGVEASLTGHLVFSTLHTNSAPETVIRLLDIGLDPMNFADALVGVLAQRLMRTLCGKCKQPVKPEKDDLDKLIHFYGEEFVDELGYDFDTHEIMEARGCDKCGETGYKGRVGIHELMEATPEMKKLVAKASPVALLKEQAVKDGMRTLMQDGVWKIFEGVSDLAQLRRVQAH, from the coding sequence ATGGATACGAACGAAGAGTTAGATCTACGCTTTAAAGAAGTCGTTGAGCGCTTACAGGAAGCAGATAAATTAGAGGACACACTCTGGGAAATCGAAGCCGATTTATTAGATATTTTTGGGGCGGAAAGATTTACCATTTTTCAAAAAGATGAGAATGATAAAGAGATCGTTTCATGGTACAGGACATCTTCAGATTCTGTAGATGAGATTCGCCTCTACACCTCACCATCATCGTTAGCTGGTTACGTGGCGATGACACGTCAGGCCTTGATGGTTGATGATGCCTATGATTCTGAGTATCTAGAAAGTGTTCACCCTGAACTTCGTTTTGATGATGCATATGATAGATCTTCTGGTTATATGTCAGAAGCGATGATTATGGTGCCAATTATTCATAAAGATAAGCTCTATGGTATTTTTCAAGTTATTAATAATATCGATGGTGGTGCTTTTCCAGATGAAACATATTTCAGAACTGTGGAATTTGCCAAAGTTGTGTCTGAAAACTTCCGCTATGAATTAAAAAGTAGTCGCGGAGCCTTTGATCAGCTGGTAGAAGCAGGTGTTATTAGTGTAGAGACTTTTGAAGAAGCAGAAGAGATGTCCAGTGAAGAAGGGATTCCTTTGGCATCGGTACTGAAAAATAAATTCAGTGTTAATGCGGCCGATCTAGGTAATGCACTTTCTGATTTCTATCAGGTTCCTTATCATCCTTTTGACCCTAGTTTTGAGCTTGACCCTAGTTTAATTGAGAATTTGAATGTTGGTTTCTTGGCGAGTAATAGCTGGGTGCCAATTATGAATGATGGTGAGCATGCTGTAGTTTTGATGTCAGATCCAGCTAATGAAGAACTCATCATGGAAATTCAGAATATCGTAAAAGCGATTTACTATGATTTTCATGTTGCATTTAGAGAAGATATCGATCAGTACCTTGGCTTGAGTTCCAAGGAAGAAGAGCGACTTAAAGCCTTTGGTCAGCTTGATGATATAATGGAGGGCGAGTCTGCTTCTGTAGCTTCTGATGAGTTAGGAGAGAGTGAAGAAGATGGTGATATTCTTGACTCAAATGAAGAGTCAAAAATCATTCAATTAGTAAATAAAATTATTGTTAGGGCGACAATGGATGGTTGTTCAGATATTCATATTGAGCCACATAAAGGCAAGCGTCCAGGTGAAGTACGTTTCCGTATTGATGGTGTCTGCAGTAAAGTTTTTGATATACCTGCATCACTTATGGGAGCGGTACTTTCTCGTATCAAGATTCTTTCTAATCTAGATATTGCAGAAAAAAGAAAACCTCAGGATGGTAAGATGGGGCTCCGTTTTCAAGGTGCTACACTGGAACTTCGTGTAGCGACGCTTCCAGTAGTTAATGGTGAGTCTGCAGTGATGCGTATTCTAGCTCAGGGTGAGCCACTTCCCTTCAATAAGCTTATGCTTTCACCTGGAAACGAATCAAAGCTTCTAGACCTTCTGAAAAACCCTCATGGAATTATGCTTGTGGTAGGCCCGACGGGATCAGGTAAAACAACCACGCTTCACGCGGTTCTTGGTACACTTAATAACGAAGAAAGAAAAATTTTAACAGCAGAAGACCCTGTGGAGATTACTCAGGCAGGACTTCAGCAGGTGCAGATGCAGCCTCGTAAAGGCTTAACTTTCGCGATTGCCTTACGTGCATTCTTACGATGTGACCCTGATATTATTCTAATTGGGGAAATGCGTGATGCGGAAACAGCGGAAGCGGGTGTAGAAGCGTCCTTGACAGGTCACTTAGTGTTCTCGACACTACATACGAACTCGGCTCCTGAGACTGTTATTCGTCTGCTTGATATTGGCTTAGATCCAATGAACTTTGCAGATGCTTTAGTGGGCGTATTAGCTCAGCGTCTTATGCGTACGCTTTGTGGGAAGTGTAAACAGCCCGTTAAGCCCGAAAAAGATGATCTTGATAAATTGATCCATTTCTATGGAGAGGAATTCGTAGATGAGCTGGGTTACGATTTTGACACGCACGAGATTATGGAAGCTCGCGGTTGTGATAAATGTGGTGAAACGGGATATAAGGGTCGAGTGGGTATTCATGAACTAATGGAAGCCACTCCAGAGATGAAGAAGCTTGTGGCAAAAGCATCCCCTGTAGCTCTCTTGAAAGAGCAAGCGGTGAAAGATGGTATGCGCACTCTGATGCAAGATGGTGTCTGGAAGATTTTTGAAGGAGTTTCTGATCTTGCTCAGTTAAGAAGGGTGCAAGCACATTAA
- a CDS encoding DUF2288 family protein, whose protein sequence is MNEKLLKEADWCEWHDLHDSFLRDILFAVKECEDCFVLAESIAQNDSQVIVGAIESGAIYRPDGFQVEKWKNEKVRFLTLIVSPFVLIQQMNMADYAKILERQAEVLKKEQ, encoded by the coding sequence ATGAATGAAAAACTATTAAAAGAAGCTGATTGGTGTGAGTGGCACGATTTACATGATTCGTTTCTACGAGATATTTTGTTTGCGGTTAAAGAATGTGAAGATTGCTTTGTTTTAGCAGAGTCAATTGCCCAAAATGATAGTCAAGTTATCGTGGGTGCAATAGAGTCTGGTGCTATTTATCGTCCAGATGGTTTTCAAGTTGAGAAATGGAAGAACGAAAAAGTTCGTTTTTTAACTTTGATTGTATCGCCTTTTGTTCTTATTCAGCAAATGAATATGGCTGATTACGCAAAGATTTTAGAAAGACAAGCAGAGGTGCTCAAGAAAGAGCAGTAG
- a CDS encoding SelT/SelW/SelH family protein, translating into MKQNKITIIYCPGCRWLTRASWISQELLTTFEKEITELALCPSEIAGTFQVFVNDKIIHCRKKNQGFPELKILKQKVRSIICPDKNLGHSE; encoded by the coding sequence ATGAAACAGAATAAAATAACGATCATTTACTGCCCTGGCTGTAGGTGGCTAACAAGAGCTTCTTGGATCAGCCAAGAATTACTCACCACTTTTGAGAAAGAAATTACTGAACTAGCACTATGCCCATCCGAAATAGCGGGCACTTTTCAAGTTTTCGTAAACGATAAAATAATTCACTGCCGAAAAAAGAACCAGGGCTTCCCTGAGTTAAAAATCCTAAAGCAAAAAGTCCGCTCAATCATATGCCCTGATAAGAACTTGGGCCATTCAGAATAA
- the rsmI gene encoding 16S rRNA (cytidine(1402)-2'-O)-methyltransferase, with protein MSQESLGQLYLLTTPIGNLDDMTFRAVKTLQQADLIAAEDTRRAGILLKHFDIKCKTTSYHMHNEKEKTSYLIQQVKEGKKVVVLSDAGTPVISDPGFLAVREAVNEGIEPNIIPGVCALTFAAVACAFPLDSFTFAAFLPAKAGKRKVLLEKYLSTGLCTFFYESPYKIDKLLNDINDICGPNTPVALVREATKMYEETIRGSVSELIELGKDKRWRGEFVVAVNMREADHIILDEPKKNKKNYDRFSTNKTENPANLLPRLP; from the coding sequence ATGAGTCAAGAATCACTAGGCCAGCTATATTTACTTACCACCCCTATAGGTAATTTAGACGACATGACTTTTCGGGCTGTAAAAACGCTTCAACAAGCTGATCTAATTGCAGCCGAAGACACTAGACGTGCAGGAATTTTACTAAAACATTTTGATATAAAATGCAAAACTACTTCATATCACATGCATAACGAAAAGGAAAAGACCTCTTACCTTATTCAACAAGTCAAGGAAGGCAAAAAAGTCGTTGTCTTATCAGATGCTGGCACACCCGTCATTTCTGATCCTGGATTCTTAGCGGTTCGCGAAGCTGTCAACGAAGGAATAGAACCCAATATTATACCCGGCGTATGCGCCTTAACTTTTGCGGCAGTGGCCTGTGCATTCCCTCTTGATTCTTTCACCTTTGCTGCGTTTCTTCCTGCCAAAGCCGGTAAACGTAAAGTTCTTTTAGAAAAATACTTATCCACGGGACTCTGTACCTTTTTCTATGAATCGCCCTATAAAATAGATAAACTCCTCAATGACATAAATGACATATGTGGCCCCAACACTCCCGTAGCACTTGTTCGAGAAGCGACAAAAATGTATGAAGAAACCATTCGCGGATCAGTTTCTGAACTTATTGAACTTGGAAAAGATAAAAGATGGCGCGGGGAGTTTGTTGTCGCTGTAAATATGAGAGAAGCAGATCATATTATCCTAGATGAACCTAAGAAAAATAAGAAGAACTATGATAGATTTAGTACAAATAAAACAGAAAATCCAGCAAACCTTCTCCCCCGTCTCCCTTGA
- a CDS encoding BolA family protein, producing the protein MIDLVQIKQKIQQTFSPVSLDIVDESHQHAGHSGAIPGQITHLRINICSELFSDINTIKQHRLVNQCLQEEFEQGLHALSLKTYTVKQWTGLNNG; encoded by the coding sequence ATGATAGATTTAGTACAAATAAAACAGAAAATCCAGCAAACCTTCTCCCCCGTCTCCCTTGATATCGTTGATGAAAGCCATCAACATGCAGGCCATAGTGGCGCAATCCCCGGACAAATAACGCACCTCCGAATAAATATCTGCTCAGAATTATTTAGCGATATTAATACAATTAAACAACACCGCTTGGTAAACCAGTGCTTACAAGAAGAGTTCGAACAAGGTTTACACGCCCTATCTTTAAAAACCTACACTGTAAAGCAATGGACAGGACTTAATAATGGATGA
- a CDS encoding (deoxy)nucleoside triphosphate pyrophosphohydrolase, whose translation MPFDIINVCAGIIRKNDKILICQRSESKFNGAWEFPGGKVEINESQEQALKRELEEELGIKAKIGHHFHTVYFKDSPTQQINLHSYIINSYTGQITCHVHAQYKWVSIDNIALHNYLPADLPIVAQITKLKKHP comes from the coding sequence ATGCCTTTCGACATAATCAATGTTTGTGCTGGTATCATCAGGAAAAATGACAAAATTTTAATCTGTCAGAGAAGTGAAAGTAAATTCAATGGTGCTTGGGAATTTCCCGGTGGAAAAGTAGAAATAAACGAAAGTCAAGAACAAGCACTTAAGAGAGAACTCGAGGAAGAACTTGGAATTAAAGCTAAAATCGGGCACCACTTTCACACTGTATACTTCAAGGATTCACCAACTCAACAAATAAATTTACACAGCTATATAATTAATAGCTATACAGGGCAAATAACTTGCCACGTACATGCTCAATATAAATGGGTATCTATAGACAACATCGCATTACATAATTACCTGCCAGCTGACTTACCTATTGTAGCACAAATCACAAAACTAAAAAAGCATCCATGA